The following are encoded together in the Mastacembelus armatus chromosome 6, fMasArm1.2, whole genome shotgun sequence genome:
- the rlig1 gene encoding RNA ligase 1: MRRPGSVQQKIPCVFLTEVKEEESRKRDCQRFQVVATESVNPLALEAEIDCALATEKLDGTCCYVTVYKGQPYLWARLDRKPNKQAEKRFKKYQHSHRSCKGFTWNVEEDFKTVPETWIPAHRVKHHNGRPVPDEHGHIPGWVPVEKDNKQYCWHSSVVDYGIGAALVLRPSAEDEDLLEISAVPLADLMEQTLELIGTNVNANPYGLGTKKQPVHCLVSHGSVRIRNPPAVNFQQLCSWFQESPDGRVEGIVWHCADGTLVKVHRHHLGLTWPQGETCFGARPVVVHVDWSPEEFNSSKDLFRSFSRIRGRCFSRIQDIQFDP, from the exons ATGCGACGCCCGGGCTCCGTCCAGCAGAAGATCCCGTGTGTTTTTCTGACGGAGGTGAAAGAAGAAGAGTCGAGAAAACGCGACTGTCAG AGGTTTCAGGTTGTTGCCACTGAAAGTGTGAACCCGCTGGCTCTGGAGGCTGAAATCGACTGTGCACTTGCCACAGAAAAACTCGACGGCACCTGCTGTTATGTGACTGTTTATAAAG GGCAGCCTTACCTGTGGGCCAGACTGGACAGGAAGCCCAACAAACAGGCGGAGAAGAGGTTTAAAAAGTACCAGCACTCTCACAGGAGCTGTAAAG GCTTCACATGGAACGTAGAGGAAGATTTTAAGACGGTGCCGGAGACGTGGATCCCGGCTCACAGAGTCAAACATCACAACGGGCGTCCGGTGCCGGATGAACACGGACACATTCCAG GCTGGGTTCCAGTGGAGAAGGACAACAAGCAGTACTGCTGGCACTCCTCTGTGGTGGACTATGGCATCGGGGCGGCTCTCGTTCTCAGGCCCAGTGCTGAGGATGAAGACCTGCTAGAAATCTCAGCGGTTCCTTTGGCCGACCTCATGGAACAAACTCTGGAGCTCATTGGAACCAATGTCAACGCGAACCCTTACG GACTGGGGACGAAGAAGCAGCCAGTCCACTGCCTGGTGTCACATGGCAGCGTGAGAATCAGAAACCCCCCCGCGGTGAACTTCCAGCAGCTGTGCTCCTGGTTCCAGGAGAGTCCAGACGGCCGAGTCGAGGGCATCGTCTGGCACTGTGCCGACGGCACGCTCGTTAAG GTTCATCGTCATCACCTGGGACTGACGTGGCCACAGGGGGAAACCTGCTTCGGGGCGAGGCCGGTGGTCGTTCATGTGGACTGGAGTCCAGAGGAGTTTAACAGCAGCAAGGACTTGTTCAGATCCTTCTCCAGGATACGTGGACGCTGCTTCAGTCGGATCCAGGACATCCAGTTTGACCCGTAA